The Paenibacillus yonginensis genome segment CGGAGTTAAGTTAAGCTTATAGATGGAATACAGCATTTGATTCAAAAAAAAGGCGGCATCCCGTTTCCAGGTTGCCGCTTGTTTCTATTCAATCAAGTTAAATCTCGTTCCAGAAGCGCCGCAGATTAGCAAGGCCGATTCTTGCCCCGTCCCGGCAGGGCTCCATGCCTTCGAATTCCAGGGAGAGATATCCGTCGTACCCGGACTCCTTAACCAGGCGAAGCGTTTCGCGGATGTTCAGGTCGCCTTGGCCTACAATCGCTCCGCGCAAATATTTGCCGGCTGTAGAGCGGAACCAGCCTTCGCCGGGATCCTGGGAGGCAGGGCGGATGTAAAAGTCTTTGATGTGTACGATAGACGCGTACGGCAGGTTGTTTGGCACGGCCGCCAAAGGATCTTCGTCGGCGCAGACGAAATTGCCGATATCCAGCGTCGTTTTGAAATTGGGTTCGCCAACTGCCTGAACCAGCGTTTGAACCCGGTCGCTCTGCTGGATGAAATAGCCGTGGTTCTCTACGCTGGTCGTAATGCCATACCCGGCTGCGTAGCGGGCGATTTCGCGGCAGGCTCCGGCGAGCCGCTCAACCTGGGCGTTGAAATGGCCGATCGAGACGTCCGGCGAGGAAGCTACGTCATGGCGCATCAGAGAAACGCCAAGTTTGGCGGCGATATCGACCTGCCCTTTGACCCGCTCAATTTCCTTCCGTAACAGTTCATCGTCATCTGTCAGAAAGTTCGCTCCAATGGCATAGTTGGAAAGCTCCAATCCGTTATGCTCGGCCCTGGCACGGATCGTATCAACCAGGCCGGGGTTGTCGGTCAGGCTGTAGCCGAGCGGCACGATTTCGACGTGTTCGCCGCCGATGGAGGCTGTATAGTCGATTACGTCTTCGACGGTCATTTCGCCGGCTTGCAGGGCGCCATAAAGGCTGTAGGTGCTTAAACCGATTTTCATAGATAAACCTCCTTGCCGGTAGCGGCAGATTCATAGACGGCATTCAGGATTTTCATGATTTCAACGCCGTCCTCAACCGGACTCAGCGGCTGTTTATTGTGCTGGACGCAGTCGATGAAATGGGCGATTTCGCTTTCGAAGGCTTTCTCGAACTGGAAGCCGGCGCTGTCCGTTTGCGGCTGGATGTTGAGGATGGTGTTGTTTTTCTCGGTGACGATGCAAACCTCGGGATCGATTTCGAAGCCGCCTTTGTCGCCATACAGCTTCACGATGCCTTCGTTTTGTTTGGCATGGAGAGAGAAACTGACGTCGACCATCAGCGAAGCGCCGTTTTCAAACCGGATCAAGGCGTTGGCCATATCTTCCACATCATTCAGCTCGGCGTTGTAATCAGCAGCCTGATAACGGGACAGATTCTGGATATGAGCCCGGTTGCCCAGCTTGCTGTACGTATTGCCGCTGACCGATTTCACCTTCGGGCGGCCCATCATGTACCAGCAGAGGTCGATGACATGGACACCGATGTCGATCAGCGGCCCGCCGCCGGAACGGCTTTTGTCGCTGAACCAGCCGCCGGGATTGCCCATGCGGCGGATATAGGAGGCTTTCGCATAATAAATTTCGCCGAATTCGCCGTTGTCCGCGAAGGTGCGCAGCATCTGGGCATTCGGATCGTAGCGGCGGACAAAGCCGACCTGCAGCAGCTTGCCGGACTTGCTCACCGCTTCCTGTACCTGAAGGGCT includes the following:
- a CDS encoding sugar phosphate isomerase/epimerase family protein — protein: MKIGLSTYSLYGALQAGEMTVEDVIDYTASIGGEHVEIVPLGYSLTDNPGLVDTIRARAEHNGLELSNYAIGANFLTDDDELLRKEIERVKGQVDIAAKLGVSLMRHDVASSPDVSIGHFNAQVERLAGACREIARYAAGYGITTSVENHGYFIQQSDRVQTLVQAVGEPNFKTTLDIGNFVCADEDPLAAVPNNLPYASIVHIKDFYIRPASQDPGEGWFRSTAGKYLRGAIVGQGDLNIRETLRLVKESGYDGYLSLEFEGMEPCRDGARIGLANLRRFWNEI
- a CDS encoding Gfo/Idh/MocA family protein, with protein sequence MSIVKIGVIGTGSISEYHLKPYSAHPGAEVYAVCDLNEERANAAAAAYGAKKVYTDYRELVADPDIDAVSICTWNNSHAEISIAALNAGKHVLVEKPLCRTVEEALQVQEAVSKSGKLLQVGFVRRYDPNAQMLRTFADNGEFGEIYYAKASYIRRMGNPGGWFSDKSRSGGGPLIDIGVHVIDLCWYMMGRPKVKSVSGNTYSKLGNRAHIQNLSRYQAADYNAELNDVEDMANALIRFENGASLMVDVSFSLHAKQNEGIVKLYGDKGGFEIDPEVCIVTEKNNTILNIQPQTDSAGFQFEKAFESEIAHFIDCVQHNKQPLSPVEDGVEIMKILNAVYESAATGKEVYL